The following nucleotide sequence is from Triticum dicoccoides isolate Atlit2015 ecotype Zavitan chromosome 7B, WEW_v2.0, whole genome shotgun sequence.
TTCTTTCGATGTTTCGGGTCCTGATTTTGCTCTGAGACTTGCCTCGGTTGTGTTGTGACATTCATGCATGGCCCTGCAGCTGACTGAACTTCAGATGACAGTTTTACTCAAAGTACATTCTCTTCTTCTTTTCAGTTCAGGAAGCATAGGGAGAAGCTACAGAGGGTACTttcagcagtttcaaatattccccAGGATATATGAAGAGAAGCCTGTCCTGGCCAACCAGTTCTCAGTAATAATAAATTTACACTTGCTTTCATGAGTTTCAGTGCTCAATTTATGGTGGAAAAACGTCTTATATTGCCCACTATTTTCACCTGTCTAGGCATTCGTTTCGCGGCCCGGCGGGAAGAGCTACTCCACAGTGTTGTCCGCACCAACTGCTGATCTTCTCAAGTAAGCAGTGAAAGCCTCACAAGCTCACCTGTATATCGTTCATCTGATTATGCCAGTCAGAGATACCATACAAATAATTGTGCACATTTGCAGGGGAATAGACAAAGCCGGTATCGGGTCTTGGGACTGGAAACTGAAAGAGAAGAATTGCAACTACCATGGCTTGTTCCCAAGATCTTGGACTGTATATGATGGTACATTCCTTACCTGACAGAGATAGTTGTCGCCAGTAACAATGCCGATTAAGTTTGTCTGGCAGGACCTACTAAGTACTAACCTTCTATGTTCCACAATTGCAATGTAGGTGAGCCTGACCCTGACATCAAGATCACCTGCCGTCAGATATCGCCCTTCATCCCTCACAACTACAAGGAGAGCAGCTTTCCCGTCGCGGTTTTCACTTTTACGGTATATTTTCTTCTTCAGCAAATCAAACAAATGATGCCACATGAGTGGTTCAGCACCTAATTTTGATCCCTGATGCTTGTACCAGGTGCAAAATTCTGGGAGCACACCTGCAGATGTCACCTTGCTCTTCACATGGGCTGTAAGTGCAAAGCCAACACTCTGCTCTTCAGAACAGACACAACATCTTTGTAGCATGGATTTGACCTTAATTTTGCTTGTTCGTCATCCGTGTAGAATTCAGTGGGTGGAAAATCAGAACTGACTGGGAATCACACCAACTCCAGAATCAAGTAACGAGCACGACAAATTCATTTGATGCGGTTGTAACAGGCAGAAATCTCTGACAATGACAATGTCTTCTTCCATGTCGCGTCCAGAGCGCGGGACGGCGTTCATGGCGTCCTTCTACGCCACAGGACGGCGGACGGGAACCCTCTGGTGACGTTCGCGATCGCGTCTCAGGAGACCGGCGACGTCCGCGTCACCTGCTGCCCGTCCTTCGCGATGGGCCCGTCCACCCCCGGCGGCCGCGATCAGTTCACGGCCAAGGACATGTGGGACGAGGTCAAGAAACACGGTTCCTTTGGCGAGGCCACAGGCGGGGCGCCGCCAGCGTCGTCGAGGCCTGGATCGTCTATTGGGGCGGCGGTCGCGTCGACGACGACGGTGCCGGCGGGGGGCACGCGCGTGGTGTCGTTCGCGCTCTCGTGGTCGTGCCCCGAGGTGAAGTTCCCCTCCGGGAGGACCTACCACCGGAGGTACACCAAGTTCCTCGGCCTGGATCGAGACGCCGCTGCTGAAAAGTTGGCTCACGACGCCCTTCTCGGTGAGATCTCCAAGGGTTCTTGGTTGATGAAAGATTTCTGAATCTCTATGAAGATTGAGATTTCTCAAATATTTGTTGTGTCTGCGTGTAGAACACATGGCTTGGGAGTCGAAAATCGACGAGTGGCAGAGGCCTATCCTGCAGGACAAGAGGCTGCCTGAATGGTAAGAAATTCAGATTAAGCTCAGTGTCAATCACTGACATGTTTTCCCCCATTAAACTGCCAAATTATTGAATTGGTCATAGTTTGATTCCAGAACAGAACAGGTGATGACACGATTGTTTTTCAGGTATCCGGTTGTACTGTTCAACGAGCTTTACTATCTCAACGCTGGAGGCACCATTTGGACAGGTAATTTACACTGATCCAACTGAACTCTGAAGTCACAAATTTATCTTCGGCAACGGTCCGAAATCTGAACttttcacttgtcacagatgggctgccTCCGAAGAAGACCAGCTTCGCCTCGTCAAAGTACGGGTCGACGACGGAGTCCTTCACTCTCGACGGGTTCCGCGCAGGTGATCTCGCTGTGGACGGTATCCTGAGCGCGATGTCGACGGCGGAGGAGCGGCTGGAATCATCGTCGGCGTTCGGCACGGCCCTGCTCGGCGACGGCGAGGAGAACGTGGGGCAATTCTTGTACCTGGAGGGGATGGAGTACCACATGTGGAACACCTACGACGTCCACTTCTACTCCTCCTTCTCGCTGCTCTCCCTCTTCCCGGAGATCGAGCTCAGCCTCCAGCGCGACTTCGCCCGCGCCGTACTCCTCCACGACCCGCGCCCCATGCGCACGCTCGACGGCGTCGACGTCCCACGCAAGGTGCTCGGCGCCGTGCCGCACGACATCGGTCTGGCCGACCCCTGGTTCGAGCTGAACGCGTACATGATCCATGACCCGTCACGGTGGAAGGACCTCAACCCCAAGTTCGTCCTCCAGGTGTACCGCGACGTCGCCGCCACCGGGAATGTTGCGTTCGCGTCGGCGGCGTGGCCGGCGGTGTACCTGGCCATGGCGTACATGGACCAGTTCGACCGTGACGGGGACGGTATGGTGGAGAACGAGGGCCGCCCCGACCAGACGTTCGACCTGTGGTCCGTCTCCGGGGTCAGCGCGTACACCGGGGGTCTCTGGGTCGCGGCCCTTCAGGCGGCGGCCGCCATGGCGCGCATCGTCGGCGACCGGGGCGCGGAGGGGTACTTCCTCGAGCGGTACAAAAGGGCGCAGCGCGTGTACGACGGCGAGCTCTGGAACGGCTCCTACTTCGACTACGACAACAGCGGCGGCGCGACCAGCAAGTCCATCATGGCCGACCAGCTCGCCGGGCAGTGGTACGCGCGCGCGTGCGGGCTGGAGCCGATCGTGGAGGAGGAGAAGGCTCGCAGCGCGCTAGGGACGGTGCTGGACTACAACGTGATGCGCGTGCAGGGCGGCGCGGTGGGGGCCGtgaacgggatgcggccggatggcGCCGTCGACGCGTCGTCGTTGCAGTCCAAGGAGGTGTGGGTCGGGGTCACCTACGGCGTTGCCGCCGCCATGCT
It contains:
- the LOC119337807 gene encoding non-lysosomal glucosylceramidase-like, producing the protein MGSSEFEQTKAHLHVDCAQPPAITWQRKFDDEGKKVAMLSMTTDIFTIIPLIFKMLRLHVEGIAKNQVAVYDPLRKWMDNCYRGVPLGGLGSGSIGRSYRGYFQQFQIFPRIYEEKPVLANQFSAFVSRPGGKSYSTVLSAPTADLLKGIDKAGIGSWDWKLKEKNCNYHGLFPRSWTVYDGEPDPDIKITCRQISPFIPHNYKESSFPVAVFTFTVQNSGSTPADVTLLFTWANSVGGKSELTGNHTNSRIKARDGVHGVLLRHRTADGNPLVTFAIASQETGDVRVTCCPSFAMGPSTPGGRDQFTAKDMWDEVKKHGSFGEATGGAPPASSRPGSSIGAAVASTTTVPAGGTRVVSFALSWSCPEVKFPSGRTYHRRYTKFLGLDRDAAAEKLAHDALLEHMAWESKIDEWQRPILQDKRLPEWYPVVLFNELYYLNAGGTIWTDGLPPKKTSFASSKYGSTTESFTLDGFRAGDLAVDGILSAMSTAEERLESSSAFGTALLGDGEENVGQFLYLEGMEYHMWNTYDVHFYSSFSLLSLFPEIELSLQRDFARAVLLHDPRPMRTLDGVDVPRKVLGAVPHDIGLADPWFELNAYMIHDPSRWKDLNPKFVLQVYRDVAATGNVAFASAAWPAVYLAMAYMDQFDRDGDGMVENEGRPDQTFDLWSVSGVSAYTGGLWVAALQAAAAMARIVGDRGAEGYFLERYKRAQRVYDGELWNGSYFDYDNSGGATSKSIMADQLAGQWYARACGLEPIVEEEKARSALGTVLDYNVMRVQGGAVGAVNGMRPDGAVDASSLQSKEVWVGVTYGVAAAMLHEDMPEAAFRTAKGAHDAGWGRDGFGYAFQTPEAWTSDAGGGYRSLHYMRPLSIWAMQWALSPPELHRDLRVVPGSVSAVASPAEVDLAREKFEKVACMLRLPEEVQHKGYLRAIYQVLRQMLLPES